The Enterococcus sp. 7F3_DIV0205 genome has a window encoding:
- a CDS encoding threonine/serine exporter family protein translates to MEVVIHCIFSYLSTVTFGIVTNVPRKVLNACGITGAVGWMIYWSTENLEAGGIFANFLGAIGIGLLSIYFSRRKKMPMTIFNIPSLVPLVPGGPAYQAVRNIVLGDYVNGVHSIIKVIMTAGAIAAGFMVTGIVERLLKNLLDKNKTPMKNS, encoded by the coding sequence GTGGAAGTAGTTATTCATTGTATATTTAGTTACCTAAGTACAGTAACTTTCGGAATTGTTACAAATGTACCTCGAAAAGTTTTAAATGCTTGTGGTATCACTGGTGCTGTAGGCTGGATGATCTATTGGTCTACTGAAAATCTAGAAGCAGGTGGCATTTTTGCTAACTTTCTGGGTGCAATTGGTATTGGATTGTTAAGTATTTACTTCTCACGCAGAAAAAAAATGCCCATGACAATTTTCAATATTCCGAGTCTTGTCCCACTCGTTCCTGGAGGACCAGCTTATCAAGCTGTTAGAAATATTGTTTTAGGCGATTATGTCAACGGTGTCCATTCTATCATCAAGGTAATCATGACTGCTGGTGCGATTGCTGCTGGCTTTATGGTCACTGGAATCGTTGAACGTCTGTTAAAAAATTTATTGGATAAAAATAAAACGCCAATGAAAAATTCTTGA